Proteins from a single region of Pseudopedobacter saltans DSM 12145:
- a CDS encoding chondroitinase-B domain-containing protein yields the protein MKYKLLNSLIFILLSSIVKADIYYISSADDLNNLTWSSALKPGDKVIMRDGVWNSQDVWFTGEGTELNPITLVAEHAGSVIMSGNSKLVINGKWLVVDGLSFKNGYSLTHTITFSATSAHCRLTNTSIVNYNPPSKETDYKWVSIYGTYNRVDHCEFTGKDHQGTTLVVWLDEQPNYHRIDHNYFGPRPIFGANGAETIRVGTSDYAFNDSYTTIEENIFDRCDGEGELISIKSVNNIVRNNLFYECKGSLSLRSGNNTDVNGNYFIGNGKIGTGGIHIMGENQKVYNNYLYDITGTGIYAAISLRNAYVNPTLSEYYQVKNAQILGNTIVNCNMSIAIGTSTSDSDKSIIPPINSLISNNIIQTNNKPLITWVDATANHPGNVGFDNNLVFGMLKPDSYPSGIIVQDPLLEPNELNVYEPDAASPAKNSFLGNFPFYEADDIGAKPVGTLHKALLNGESIGPEWVTLPKFIIQRNIFDSEPGVWDNAGRAFTYDLGTGTGNEGKLFNTTGSANASTQSSRKFLPYIPTANGGGYAQVILPANGGGYFTLQDTDPEKATLKINASSNTSNPAKFSLYQIGNTTPVSSLFFNISFNDSTFTRAAWACAIGNYEAEVTNSIFRRAAGLTPNSNTSNPDVFGAFRWEISANNPEIINFQYRIRPNGSPEPNAIYKTINTNTFYRGGKFAIEVYANNDVIPQSYTRDGISYQLPSQTYHIWANGERMKDDTAYEFTVNQLTAGEKINSFMIQGTGSSSHLTAAVGDNAAAITIGNIKMDFASIVTLPVTLTSFNVKKQQANVLLNWTTDSEVNNADFEVLRSADGKEFNSIGNVKGAGNSNSVNSYSFTDRYPLEGVNFYKLRQVDYDGAGNYSEIRTVNIDFIASGNLKVFTTADINQVHFSYTSQNMSESVLQIIDVQGRKYTEQKIQLKKGENYFLIDSNLPSGGYIALLRSKDQVVVTKFIR from the coding sequence ATGAAATATAAACTACTAAATTCTTTAATTTTTATTCTCCTAAGTTCAATTGTTAAGGCTGATATTTATTACATAAGTTCGGCAGATGACTTAAATAATCTGACGTGGTCTTCAGCCTTAAAACCTGGAGATAAAGTCATTATGCGAGACGGGGTCTGGAATAGTCAGGATGTATGGTTTACCGGAGAAGGTACCGAACTAAACCCAATAACCTTAGTTGCAGAACATGCTGGCAGTGTAATTATGTCCGGCAATTCGAAGTTAGTCATAAATGGAAAGTGGTTAGTTGTAGATGGATTATCTTTTAAAAATGGCTATTCTTTAACCCATACCATAACATTTTCTGCAACTTCGGCTCATTGCAGATTAACCAATACAAGTATAGTAAATTACAATCCTCCATCAAAGGAAACAGACTATAAATGGGTTTCAATTTATGGCACATATAATAGAGTAGATCATTGCGAATTTACAGGAAAAGATCATCAGGGGACCACTCTTGTTGTTTGGCTGGATGAACAGCCTAATTACCACAGAATAGACCATAATTATTTCGGGCCAAGACCTATTTTTGGTGCCAACGGTGCCGAAACGATCAGGGTAGGGACCAGCGATTATGCTTTTAATGACTCTTATACAACTATAGAGGAAAATATTTTTGACAGGTGTGATGGCGAGGGAGAGCTTATTTCTATAAAATCAGTAAATAATATTGTCAGAAATAATCTTTTTTACGAATGTAAAGGCTCATTGTCTTTGAGGAGCGGTAATAATACAGATGTGAATGGTAACTATTTTATAGGAAACGGGAAGATAGGGACAGGGGGTATCCACATTATGGGAGAAAATCAGAAAGTATATAATAATTATCTGTACGATATAACGGGAACAGGTATATATGCTGCGATTTCTTTAAGAAATGCTTATGTTAACCCAACATTATCAGAGTACTATCAGGTAAAAAATGCACAGATTTTAGGTAATACTATAGTTAATTGTAATATGTCTATTGCTATAGGAACAAGTACAAGTGATAGTGATAAATCTATAATTCCACCGATAAATAGCCTGATTTCGAATAATATAATTCAGACAAACAATAAGCCTTTAATTACCTGGGTAGATGCTACTGCAAACCACCCGGGAAATGTTGGATTTGATAACAATCTTGTATTTGGAATGCTTAAACCAGACAGTTATCCGAGCGGGATTATTGTTCAGGATCCTTTATTGGAACCAAATGAGCTGAATGTTTATGAACCTGATGCAGCCAGTCCGGCTAAAAACAGTTTTTTGGGAAATTTCCCTTTTTATGAAGCAGATGATATAGGTGCAAAGCCAGTAGGAACTTTGCACAAAGCTTTGCTTAACGGAGAAAGTATAGGACCGGAATGGGTTACTTTGCCAAAATTTATTATACAACGGAATATTTTTGACTCCGAACCAGGGGTTTGGGATAATGCCGGGCGAGCCTTCACTTATGACTTAGGTACAGGTACGGGTAATGAAGGCAAGTTGTTTAACACTACAGGTAGTGCAAACGCATCAACCCAGAGTTCAAGGAAATTTTTACCATATATTCCTACGGCTAACGGAGGAGGTTATGCTCAGGTAATTCTTCCAGCAAATGGAGGAGGATATTTTACCTTACAGGATACTGATCCCGAAAAAGCAACATTAAAAATAAATGCTTCCAGCAATACCAGTAACCCGGCTAAATTTTCTTTGTATCAAATAGGTAATACAACACCAGTATCCAGTTTGTTCTTTAACATATCATTCAACGATAGTACATTTACAAGGGCGGCCTGGGCTTGTGCTATAGGTAACTACGAGGCAGAAGTAACCAACAGCATTTTTAGAAGAGCAGCCGGTTTAACTCCAAATTCAAATACATCTAATCCCGATGTTTTCGGAGCTTTTAGATGGGAGATTTCTGCCAACAATCCGGAAATAATAAATTTTCAATATAGAATACGTCCAAATGGATCTCCAGAGCCTAATGCAATATATAAAACCATCAATACAAATACTTTTTATAGAGGAGGGAAATTTGCGATCGAAGTTTATGCAAATAATGATGTCATTCCGCAAAGTTACACGCGTGATGGCATATCCTATCAATTGCCTTCTCAAACCTATCATATATGGGCAAATGGTGAGCGTATGAAAGATGATACTGCTTACGAATTTACTGTTAATCAGCTCACTGCAGGAGAAAAGATTAATTCGTTTATGATTCAGGGAACAGGTAGTTCATCTCATCTTACAGCTGCCGTAGGTGATAATGCAGCTGCAATAACAATAGGCAATATTAAAATGGATTTTGCCAGCATCGTTACGTTGCCGGTAACTTTAACTTCTTTTAATGTTAAGAAACAACAAGCAAATGTATTGTTAAATTGGACAACAGACTCAGAAGTTAATAATGCTGATTTTGAAGTTTTACGGTCTGCAGACGGTAAAGAATTTAATAGCATAGGCAATGTAAAAGGAGCCGGAAATTCGAATTCGGTTAATAGCTATTCATTTACAGACAGATATCCTCTCGAAGGAGTGAATTTTTACAAATTGAGGCAGGTAGATTATGATGGAGCAGGTAATTACTCAGAAATAAGAACTGTTAATATCGATTTTATAGCATCAGGTAATTTAAAGGTTTTTACCACAGCAGATATAAACCAGGTACATTTCTCATATACCTCGCAAAATATGAGTGAATCGGTGTTGCAAATAATTGATGTACAGGGTCGAAAATACACAGAGCAAAAAATACAATTGAAAAAAGGCGAGAATTACTTTTTAATTGATTCCAATTTACCTTCTGGCGGGTACATAGCGCTATTAAGGTCAAAAGATCAGGTTGTAGTTACAAAATTTATTAGATAA
- a CDS encoding alpha/beta hydrolase, whose amino-acid sequence MENNIISENRTLLLRVSLIVLILSIFLSVILYGQGKKENTDYSSLVNVEQDIRYATKPDSVNNDISSDRLLDLYLPKGIQPTKLPVYIYIHGGGFSGGGKNQHKAFCSKLASYGIAVIATNYRLYLKHNKIAGASCRANMSKGLPPSGKFNEGLHNAIKMAGEDAILALNWIKDNSGKYNFDTSDITISGGSAGAITALFTGLCVKYSKVKVKNIVNLWGGLENNNQVINSKIPVLTFHGNKDDLISVEYAHSLHRFLEQKGNKDSKLVIMDGIGHGGPAYKEVMTNKMEAIVNFIKNNK is encoded by the coding sequence ATGGAAAATAATATCATTAGTGAAAATAGAACCTTATTATTAAGAGTAAGTTTAATAGTCCTTATTTTATCAATATTTCTTTCTGTAATACTGTATGGTCAGGGGAAGAAAGAAAATACAGATTATTCCTCATTGGTAAATGTAGAGCAGGACATTCGATATGCAACCAAGCCTGATTCTGTTAATAATGATATTTCGTCGGACAGGTTACTTGATCTTTATCTCCCAAAGGGCATTCAGCCTACCAAACTACCTGTTTATATCTATATACACGGAGGAGGTTTCTCTGGAGGTGGTAAAAATCAGCATAAAGCTTTTTGCTCAAAATTGGCGTCCTATGGAATAGCCGTCATAGCAACTAATTACAGATTATATTTAAAACATAATAAAATTGCCGGTGCTAGTTGCAGAGCAAATATGTCTAAAGGTTTGCCGCCGTCAGGGAAATTCAATGAAGGATTACATAATGCCATAAAAATGGCCGGAGAAGATGCCATATTGGCTTTAAACTGGATAAAAGACAATTCTGGCAAATACAATTTTGATACTAGTGATATCACTATTTCTGGTGGTTCTGCAGGTGCAATAACCGCTTTATTTACAGGGTTATGTGTCAAATATTCAAAAGTAAAAGTTAAAAATATAGTTAATCTATGGGGTGGACTTGAGAATAACAATCAGGTTATAAATTCAAAAATACCGGTGCTTACATTTCACGGTAATAAAGACGACTTAATTTCTGTCGAGTATGCACATTCATTGCATCGTTTTTTGGAACAAAAAGGGAATAAAGATTCTAAACTAGTCATTATGGATGGTATTGGACATGGAGGGCCGGCTTATAAAGAGGTTATGACCAATAAAATGGAAGCGATTGTAAACTTTATAAAAAATAACAAATAA
- a CDS encoding polysaccharide lyase 6 family protein, with translation MNIMRLSEIKFSLLLIFILQVNILNARDYIVNSAKEIDELNLVAGDKVLLKKGVWKNQTLIFKGKGTLDKPIVFKAEKEGETIVSGNSTLVIDGEFLIVQGLVFRDGEAFKKNVIAFSEQSKNCRLTNTSITKYDNSDKKMRNSWIVLYGEKNRVDHCYVKGKTSLGTTVGVYVSNKPNYHRIDHNYFDGRPPYGGNGGEIIRAGVDQTSLLDSYTTIENNIFDNCDGEIEVVSNKSTHNTIRNNLFFECSGMLTLRHGNYANVYDNLFIGNKKKDSGGVRIIGENHKVYNNYFHGLTGRGLSAAITFMNAWENPPLWGYWQVKNAEVYNNTLIDCEEPFVIGSGKNEKTFLPLLNTNVFKNYISGTASVVVWEEATAKTPQNVRFNDNLLQGNTKEPGFTAVATKNRINKYDLIYPKEANSQVGFPPLTKEQVQLLEGKDIGPAWQKLNKKFKIKNQKL, from the coding sequence ATGAATATAATGAGACTGTCCGAAATCAAATTTTCCCTATTATTAATATTTATATTACAAGTAAACATCCTAAATGCCAGAGACTATATAGTTAATTCTGCAAAGGAGATTGATGAATTAAACCTGGTTGCGGGAGATAAAGTACTTTTAAAGAAGGGCGTGTGGAAAAATCAAACTCTGATTTTTAAAGGTAAGGGAACTTTAGATAAACCTATTGTTTTTAAAGCAGAAAAAGAAGGTGAAACCATTGTTAGCGGTAACTCTACTTTGGTTATTGATGGTGAGTTTTTAATAGTGCAGGGCTTAGTTTTCAGAGATGGAGAAGCTTTTAAGAAAAATGTAATCGCATTCTCAGAACAGTCAAAGAATTGCAGGTTAACAAATACTTCTATAACTAAATATGACAATTCTGATAAAAAGATGCGAAATAGCTGGATCGTTTTATACGGGGAAAAAAATAGAGTAGACCATTGTTATGTGAAAGGAAAAACAAGTTTAGGCACTACGGTAGGAGTTTATGTTTCTAACAAACCAAACTATCATCGCATAGACCACAATTATTTTGATGGAAGGCCACCTTATGGAGGTAATGGAGGTGAGATCATAAGGGCTGGAGTAGATCAAACCTCTTTATTGGATTCCTACACTACAATAGAAAATAATATTTTTGATAATTGTGATGGAGAGATAGAGGTTGTCTCCAATAAATCTACACATAATACTATTCGAAATAATTTATTTTTCGAGTGTTCGGGTATGTTGACATTAAGACACGGTAATTATGCAAACGTTTATGATAATTTATTCATAGGCAATAAAAAGAAAGATTCAGGGGGAGTTAGAATAATAGGAGAAAACCATAAAGTATATAATAACTATTTCCATGGTTTAACTGGCAGAGGATTAAGTGCTGCCATTACCTTTATGAACGCCTGGGAGAATCCACCGTTATGGGGATATTGGCAGGTGAAAAATGCAGAAGTATACAACAACACCTTAATAGATTGTGAAGAGCCATTTGTAATAGGTTCCGGCAAAAATGAAAAAACATTTTTGCCGTTACTCAATACAAATGTCTTTAAAAACTATATAAGCGGTACTGCATCAGTAGTTGTATGGGAAGAAGCAACTGCGAAAACACCCCAAAATGTAAGGTTTAACGATAACTTATTGCAAGGGAATACTAAAGAACCAGGTTTTACTGCTGTAGCTACAAAAAACCGAATAAATAAGTATGATCTTATCTATCCGAAGGAAGCTAATTCACAGGTAGGTTTTCCTCCTTTAACGAAAGAGCAGGTACAATTACTGGAAGGAAAAGATATAGGGCCGGCTTGGCAGAAACTGAACAAGAAATTTAAAATCAAAAACCAAAAATTATAA
- a CDS encoding T9SS type A sorting domain-containing protein produces the protein MRKQLLKNLCMAFLGITGVSLVANAQHWLGSISGPVPTLNGEYRGNHLAIDADGNTYTTGSYKSSTSTTNNTLSAYNNGQTGAGGTIAFTVTNQVIPAITNPSGTTTAKDNSLIAKTDANGEFKWMTGFGSSDKTGTNSTIQHTVTNSIAVSDVNVNSDGGAVYVGGYFYGNINSFSGSSASIPNITSSGGNDGIVMKLSKEGVYQWHKLVTGGTNAQAVTGVTTDSDGNLIAIGTYNGSATIDATTITNSNNNIFVAKFKPDGELLFVKSFNGATAWGVAADIDKSIYITGSFTSSVTFGSITLTGSGTTSYLARLDANGIPVWAKAIISTGQNVGHGVAVDYESDESNRGVYITGQVINDGTADVNFGGIDVSFTSDGASTASPYVAKFNVKTGNPVWAKVFKATGTSGSGYNVAVNTNKNVFVAGYSRNINIDGVDYTAVLSTATPPAITDDGFIVKLDSENGIVLERKFIATAGTDRVNGLAVNNTAVYANGMAGGPSGGTLGSPTVTQNFAGTGQDYAFRGGSWDIFILKWGSTSLPISLTEFKGSKTYLGNLLSWTTLSETDNQYFELERSADGINFSSIKRLTGSGTSTERINYSYLDTNPLAGINYYRLKQVDKNGTFSYSENIVAINTQLSIEGLKAYPNPGLGIVNIQLPSESDDADINVYNQAGKLVESYTNVSGSTHIVDISKQPTGVYYIQVVEKGKSKLSKYLKQ, from the coding sequence ATGAGAAAACAATTACTTAAAAATTTATGTATGGCATTTCTGGGAATTACAGGGGTGTCTTTAGTTGCGAATGCGCAGCATTGGCTTGGTTCTATTTCAGGACCTGTACCTACACTTAATGGTGAGTACAGAGGAAATCATCTGGCAATAGATGCAGACGGCAATACTTATACTACCGGATCATATAAATCTTCTACCTCAACCACAAATAACACATTATCAGCTTATAATAATGGGCAAACGGGAGCAGGTGGTACTATCGCTTTTACTGTCACAAATCAGGTTATTCCTGCTATTACTAATCCTTCTGGTACAACTACAGCAAAAGATAATTCTTTAATAGCTAAAACAGATGCGAATGGTGAATTTAAATGGATGACAGGTTTTGGGTCTTCCGACAAAACAGGAACAAACAGTACAATACAACATACAGTCACCAATAGTATTGCTGTTTCAGATGTTAATGTTAATAGTGATGGGGGAGCGGTATATGTAGGTGGATATTTTTATGGAAATATAAATAGCTTTTCAGGATCTAGTGCTTCAATTCCTAATATTACATCATCGGGAGGAAATGATGGTATAGTAATGAAACTATCTAAAGAAGGAGTTTACCAATGGCATAAGCTTGTTACAGGTGGAACAAATGCACAGGCAGTAACAGGTGTAACTACAGATAGTGATGGAAATTTAATTGCAATAGGTACTTACAATGGTTCGGCAACTATAGATGCTACTACTATTACCAATTCTAACAATAATATTTTTGTAGCTAAATTCAAACCAGACGGTGAGCTTCTGTTCGTTAAATCTTTTAATGGGGCAACAGCTTGGGGTGTAGCAGCGGATATTGATAAATCCATTTACATTACAGGAAGTTTTACTAGTAGCGTGACTTTTGGTTCGATAACATTAACAGGTTCAGGAACAACTTCATATTTAGCAAGGCTTGATGCTAATGGCATTCCAGTTTGGGCAAAAGCAATAATAAGTACGGGTCAGAATGTAGGACATGGAGTTGCTGTTGATTACGAAAGTGATGAAAGTAACAGGGGTGTTTATATAACAGGACAGGTAATTAATGATGGTACAGCAGATGTTAATTTTGGAGGGATAGACGTTTCTTTTACCTCTGACGGGGCATCAACCGCCAGCCCCTATGTAGCTAAATTCAATGTAAAAACCGGAAATCCTGTCTGGGCAAAGGTGTTTAAAGCAACAGGAACTTCGGGTTCCGGTTACAATGTCGCGGTTAACACCAATAAGAATGTTTTTGTAGCAGGATATTCAAGAAACATAAATATTGATGGTGTTGATTATACGGCAGTACTATCAACAGCAACTCCTCCAGCTATAACTGATGATGGATTTATAGTAAAACTCGATTCGGAAAATGGTATAGTATTAGAAAGGAAATTCATTGCAACTGCGGGTACAGACAGGGTGAATGGTTTGGCGGTAAATAATACCGCTGTATATGCAAATGGTATGGCAGGTGGACCATCAGGAGGTACTTTAGGTTCTCCTACGGTTACTCAAAATTTTGCCGGTACCGGGCAGGATTATGCTTTCAGAGGAGGAAGTTGGGATATCTTTATTTTAAAATGGGGATCCACTTCTCTTCCAATATCATTAACAGAATTTAAAGGAAGTAAAACCTATTTAGGTAATCTCTTAAGCTGGACAACGCTATCAGAAACAGACAACCAATATTTTGAGTTGGAGAGAAGCGCAGATGGCATAAACTTTTCTTCTATAAAAAGATTAACAGGTTCGGGTACGTCAACAGAGAGGATAAATTATAGCTATTTAGACACAAACCCTTTAGCGGGCATAAACTATTACCGTTTAAAGCAGGTAGATAAAAACGGAACATTTTCTTATTCCGAGAACATTGTAGCTATCAACACCCAATTAAGTATAGAAGGATTAAAAGCATATCCTAATCCGGGATTGGGCATCGTAAATATTCAGTTGCCATCAGAATCTGATGATGCGGATATCAATGTTTATAATCAGGCAGGAAAGTTAGTAGAGTCTTATACCAATGTTTCGGGAAGCACTCATATTGTAGATATATCCAAGCAACCTACAGGAGTTTATTATATTCAGGTGGTAGAAAAAGGAAAATCTAAGTTGAGTAAATATTTAAAACAGTAG
- a CDS encoding acetylxylan esterase gives MEIGIIKKIKASLVLAFVIVGLAGAQRSVYAQVTTAGIDVEDPKSTGAQSLDFSVIPDKSDWVYKTGERATFNIKLFVDGKPVESADLSYMIGPEKMVPTKKGRVTVKDGYAKLEGGTMGEPGFLRCDVRVNVKGKIYKELATAAFEPEKIKPTAVTPVDFDQYWSATIKNSKSVPLGSKLTPIPERSNDLVDVYQAEYHFINNGVQKFYGVLSIPKKEGKYPAIIRFPGAGWLPLSGDQNNAAKGFITLDLYIHGRPVINDKSYYTDLQFNELKNYQYKGSSNRDSFYYKNVVLGCVRSVDLIYSLPKFDGKNVGGWGSSQGGALSIITTALEKRINYFVALCPAMCDFTGYLNNRAGGWPHFFAKPELYQDNQKQVMEALSYYDVVSFAKRIQVPGFFSWGFNDETTPPTSFYSAYNSIKSPKQVFVVPSGIHKIYPPQRDKTYNWLINNLNNN, from the coding sequence ATGGAAATTGGAATAATTAAAAAAATAAAAGCTTCACTGGTTCTCGCATTCGTAATTGTAGGTTTGGCAGGTGCTCAAAGATCAGTATACGCTCAGGTAACAACAGCTGGCATTGATGTGGAAGATCCAAAGTCGACGGGAGCACAAAGTCTGGATTTTTCAGTTATTCCGGATAAAAGCGATTGGGTTTATAAAACAGGAGAGCGGGCTACGTTCAATATAAAACTCTTTGTAGATGGTAAGCCTGTAGAATCTGCAGATTTATCCTATATGATAGGTCCAGAAAAAATGGTTCCAACAAAAAAAGGGCGGGTAACTGTTAAAGATGGATACGCAAAGTTAGAGGGGGGAACAATGGGTGAACCTGGCTTTTTGAGATGTGATGTAAGAGTAAATGTTAAAGGGAAAATTTATAAAGAATTAGCTACTGCAGCTTTTGAACCAGAAAAGATAAAACCGACAGCGGTAACGCCAGTAGACTTTGATCAATATTGGTCAGCAACGATTAAAAATTCTAAAAGTGTTCCTCTGGGTTCTAAATTAACTCCAATTCCTGAAAGAAGCAATGATTTAGTAGATGTATACCAGGCAGAATATCATTTTATAAACAATGGAGTACAAAAATTTTATGGCGTGTTGAGCATTCCTAAAAAGGAAGGAAAATATCCGGCTATTATACGTTTTCCCGGTGCTGGATGGTTGCCATTAAGTGGAGATCAGAATAATGCAGCTAAAGGGTTTATTACTTTAGATTTGTATATCCATGGTAGGCCAGTTATAAATGATAAATCTTATTATACAGATTTGCAATTCAATGAATTGAAGAATTACCAATACAAAGGATCATCAAATCGTGATTCGTTTTACTATAAGAATGTGGTTCTTGGCTGTGTAAGATCCGTGGATTTGATATATTCTTTACCAAAATTTGATGGAAAGAATGTAGGTGGTTGGGGATCCAGTCAAGGAGGCGCACTATCCATAATTACAACGGCTTTGGAAAAAAGAATTAACTATTTTGTAGCCTTATGTCCAGCCATGTGCGACTTTACAGGATACCTGAATAATAGAGCCGGTGGCTGGCCTCATTTTTTTGCAAAACCGGAACTTTATCAGGATAATCAAAAGCAGGTGATGGAAGCTTTATCCTACTACGATGTAGTGAGTTTTGCAAAGCGTATACAGGTTCCCGGATTTTTCTCTTGGGGCTTTAATGATGAAACTACACCTCCTACATCATTCTATTCTGCTTATAACTCAATTAAATCACCTAAACAGGTCTTCGTAGTTCCTAGCGGAATACATAAAATTTATCCTCCGCAAAGAGATAAAACCTATAATTGGCTAATCAATAATTTAAATAATAATTAG
- a CDS encoding PQQ-dependent sugar dehydrogenase has product MSSNSTNNKVLFLICFSLLGCSPRKRKEAILPVEQNIQLDKSILDISVVAKGLNVPWEITWGPDDKIWMTEQHGEISKIDPETGDKKRILEIKEVWKDRTTGLLGMVIHPNIKEYPYVFVDYTIKNDKNIFSKLVRYTIQRDSLISPKTLLVIPGSSGHNGSRLAISPNGKLLWATGDAQKFQNAQNEKSLNGKILRLNIDGTVPENNPVKGSYVWAKGFRNMQGLTFSKNGLLYTSEHGDALEDEVNLITREGNYGWPNIEGVHDTEDEKKYAEKYNTIEPLLSWTPTIAPSGLTYYGSDNIPEWKNSLLLATLKARSLRVLKLNDDGTKILSDNIFLENEYGRLRGVCVSPKGDIYVSTSNKDWNPYSKPLESDDRILKISRANKISSAKVLKGKVASENTNIDNIDQLYSIYCGSCHKDDGSGVEGSFPALKGSSIVLGDKGNLIKVFLKGKKTENKPEQMPAFKFLSDEEGAAILTYIRTNWGNSAGAIQASEIKKMR; this is encoded by the coding sequence ATGTCATCAAACAGTACAAATAATAAAGTTTTGTTTTTAATATGCTTTTCCTTGTTGGGATGTAGTCCACGTAAAAGAAAAGAAGCAATCCTACCCGTAGAACAAAATATTCAATTGGACAAATCAATCTTAGACATAAGTGTTGTGGCAAAGGGGTTAAATGTTCCCTGGGAAATTACTTGGGGACCGGATGACAAGATTTGGATGACAGAACAACATGGTGAAATCAGCAAAATTGACCCAGAAACTGGGGATAAAAAAAGAATACTGGAAATAAAAGAAGTATGGAAAGATAGAACAACTGGTCTTCTTGGAATGGTTATTCACCCAAATATTAAAGAATACCCGTATGTCTTTGTTGATTATACCATCAAAAATGATAAAAATATATTTTCAAAACTAGTTAGATACACTATCCAGAGAGATAGTTTGATTAGTCCGAAAACTTTGTTAGTTATTCCGGGAAGTAGCGGTCACAACGGCTCTCGATTGGCAATATCGCCCAATGGCAAACTTCTGTGGGCAACAGGAGATGCTCAAAAGTTTCAAAATGCGCAAAATGAAAAAAGTCTGAATGGTAAAATATTGCGCTTGAATATCGACGGAACTGTTCCAGAAAATAATCCTGTTAAAGGGAGTTATGTGTGGGCAAAAGGCTTTCGGAATATGCAAGGGTTAACCTTTTCAAAGAATGGCCTTTTATATACATCCGAACATGGAGACGCTTTAGAGGACGAGGTAAATCTTATTACAAGAGAGGGGAATTACGGTTGGCCAAATATAGAAGGTGTACATGATACTGAGGATGAAAAAAAATATGCCGAAAAATATAATACAATAGAGCCTCTGCTGTCCTGGACACCAACGATAGCGCCTTCGGGGCTTACCTATTATGGTAGTGACAACATTCCCGAATGGAAAAACAGTTTGCTTCTAGCGACTTTGAAAGCACGAAGTCTTCGAGTATTAAAATTAAATGATGATGGTACCAAGATATTGTCCGACAATATTTTTCTGGAAAACGAATACGGTAGATTAAGAGGCGTTTGTGTTTCGCCAAAGGGGGATATTTATGTTTCTACCAGCAACAAAGACTGGAATCCCTATAGCAAACCATTGGAATCTGATGATAGGATATTGAAGATAAGCAGAGCGAATAAAATTAGTTCTGCAAAAGTCTTAAAAGGTAAGGTCGCTTCTGAAAACACTAATATAGACAACATCGACCAGTTATATAGCATTTATTGCGGTTCGTGTCATAAAGATGATGGATCTGGTGTAGAGGGATCTTTTCCCGCTTTGAAAGGCTCTTCTATTGTATTAGGAGATAAGGGAAATCTGATAAAAGTCTTCTTGAAAGGGAAAAAGACGGAAAATAAGCCCGAACAAATGCCCGCTTTTAAGTTTCTGAGCGATGAAGAGGGAGCGGCTATATTGACTTATATTAGAACAAATTGGGGAAACTCAGCAGGGGCGATACAAGCTTCTGAAATTAAAAAAATGCGATAA